The DNA sequence ctattaaaaacatccctaaaagtaactagattctactaaaaacatactaaaaacaatgccaaaaagcgtataaattatccgctcatcagatatcAACCGTCTTAGGAAAGAAACTTTCTCATATGAACAGGGCTATACAAATAGCATATACAGTAGGCTCACCTTCCCCCAGATTTACCCAGATTACACTAACTTTACCTCTAGTTGTCTAAAATATACTAACCTCACCTAAGTTGCCAAATTTTAACACGACGGGTGAGTATAAATTGAGCAAATCTCAAGGGAGGTGAGTATAATTTACTccttttttaacattaaaatacATATTATATTAACAGAAAGTGAAACGCTTGTATGCATGCCTTATTGGCTTTATATATTTTCTAGGGATGGTAATTTTCAATTTGAAGGAATATTTTAGCAAGCCTTAAATAAAATGTTAGAGAACATTTAGTATTGACTAACAACAGCATCAATCTTACTTACAGAAAACTCATGACACTTAAAAACATCATTTGGTTGATTTAATTTTGTCCACATGGATATAAACTCGAGATGTAGGCTCAGGTATTTCAGATATCTTTCATCATTTGATAGATATTTATGATAGAACTTCACATTTAAACACCACAGACAAATTTCAGACCCAAAAAAAAGGTACAATGAAAGAAAAATGTAATCATGTACCAGATAAGAAAGACCCAGAATGGAGGTGCAGCACGTTGCGGTGGCAAGTCTTCACAGTGGTATCGGTGCGTCTTGCTGTACTAGATTTTGTTTCACCGCCTTTTGTCCTGTGTTCTtggcaagaacaaaaacaaaacaaaagagcaAATTGAAACCaaatcaagaaggaaaaaatTAATCTGAACCAAATTAAAAATCGAAACCAAAAAGAAAACTGAACAAAATTGCAATCCAAATTTGCAACTGtattgtgtgttattctctctaatCTTTCTCATGTATGTAACTATATATGTAGCACACTCCAAATTGAAGACAGAAAGCTCCAATTTGTGAAAATAATAGTACCATACCCTTTCAGGCCAGACCTTTCTGCTCCCTACAAACCAGATCCCCTTTCAAATAGCAAAATAGTGATCCATATCCCATCTATTAATCtattatctttaaaaataaatagctTCAATTATATATGTAAACAAAGTTGAAATCTACATAAATGCTCAACCTTTCTGGAGTAAGAAACTTATCAGTAGAAGGAAATACTTCAGTGATTCCATAAGTATACAAAGATGAATAGGAATACTATTTCTCTCTTACTTTTCTCTAGTTTTTCTATCACCCTTTTTAGATGGGCCTGTCCATGGTTGGATGATTGATATTTTAGTTTATGCACAATAATGTTTACTCTGTTGTTTTTAAAAGCTATTCTTCTAATTAGTTCTCAAGGTTGAGTTGTCTTTCTACTTTATGTATGTATGTATCAGCGCAATGCTTGTTTTTATTTCAGGACAAAATGTTATTCTCCTCAATTTTGTCACAAAAAGAAGCAAGCACAACAGATCTGAAGGCTACAATTAATAGGTAAAAATAACATATTGGTACACATGTTAACTTCATCTAAAAATTGATGTTTGAATTTATATACGATAATTTCTCATTTAAGTTGCAAAGCTTTCAAGCTTCAAAGGCTTTGTTGTGGTTTTGAATATTCAAGAATTGATTAAAAAGTTTGGAATTAAGTTAACGGTTCGGAAGAGTCATTTTACTTAGTTTCCTAATTTGATTTATGGATGTATTGATGAATGGAAAGTGAAATTGTGCCATTGACGATGCTTGAATAATCATTTGAAGCAATGTGTAAatttttgatgaatttgatgaagcATGTCTGCTTTAAGGATTATTTTAGCATATCCAATTAAACTGTAAATAACATAAATGATTGAAACTGAATCAAATATTATTGAAACTGAATCTATCAAATGATCAAACAATCATTAACTATTTGCATTTATTTACTCTAACTAAAAATTTCACTATAAAGCACACAATAAATCAAAATAGTAATACGTTTAAATTCTTAATTCTAAACAACCACAATTAACctaaattaatagaaaatatagacaaaatttaaatcaaaataaccTGAAAGTATAATCTGAACCAAGTAGATatagacaaatttaaaaaaatagaattcaaattTTGTAAGTGATcaaaaatgaaaacaagaaagaaagagaagtgtGGAAGAATGAGCTAGTGACAAGAGAGAGGTTGTGATAGCTCAGATTCGCACACGGTGGAAGAGGGTATAATAAGGGTTTCACGCATGGTTGAGGAGAAGGGAAACTTCAATGACAGTGAGAAGAGGATGTATGGGCAGCTATCCGATCGACTCCACGATGACACAGAGGCGCACGGTGGAGCAGAGAATAGGGGTTTCACGCACTGTGGAGGAGGGAGTAAGGGTTTCATGCACTGTGGAGGAGAGGGAAAAGGTCGATGCCAATGAGAAAAGGATGAATGGCAGCCACGCGACTCCACAACTACAAAGAGACGCACGGTGGAGCAAAAGATAAGAATTTCACGCACTGTGGAGGAGAGAGTAGGGGTTTCACGCACTGTTGAGGAGAGGTGAAAGGTCGACGCTGCCGAGAGGAGGATGGATGGGTAGTAAAAGTGCACCGTAGAGTAAAGAATAGGGATTTCGCGCGCTACTACTCTCAGTTCGAGGATTTCTGCCGTGAAGAGATTATTAGTTAGAAAATATAGAAGATTGAataaattatgataaaatatcCTAACTAGACGATTTTTCATGAAATAGTcgctaattaatcaaattttgcaGCACATAAAAGTGTTATGATGTCAACTGCTGTTATTTTCGCTATTTGCGACATTTAGATAACCGACTGGTAATTTTTTACCGCTATATTCCGCCAATCTTGCATATAtgatataacaaaaaattttgaaaacaaaaaattcGTATATCAAGTCTTTTTCATATCTTCATTATGTATAGAAGATAAGTGTGTGTATATAGTAGTttcttattattcttttttattgtgGTGATgtcaataaataataattaaattatatttatatttaatctaactaatataaaaattaaatttaaaacctattattttttccaaaaaattgtcATATTATATGTATGTTTTTATAATAAagtctttaattttataaatacaaaatagtatttaatatttttatttgagaaATATTAAATAATCAAATCATTACAAAATTgagatattattaaaattaaattcatatagtAATAGAGTATTTAAAAACTTCATAATAAAGCAAAACAAAGTGACAAATAGaaactactaaaaaaattatgcatCCTGTATAGATCGTTTGAACTTGAGAAAGAGTAGTATATATTAGTAAAGTATCAAAAATTAAATGATTatctaaaaattgaaaattttttcaatattttacatgcactttttaaatatatttatctaaatgttttcataaaaaaattaaatacatacacaaattaaattatttaccCCTTATATTTAAAAAGATTATATATGTTGTTAGACGAggttaattttttagaaaatcatggtatcatttatttctttcaaaatttattatatcgtaaattaatttttctagtacaaaataatgatatatatataccctACTGATATCTCAATCACCAGCTGCAGTTTGCACCATATTCGAAGGATCCAAAAACAGATTTTGGAATTATTCCACCCGTGAAcattttcacaacaaaaatagCTATTTATTGGCGACCTCATCACACCACCAATTCACCAAAACCACACATATACAAGCAAAATCATATTTGGAGTCTCCACTTTTCCAGAAAAACCATAGTAACGACAATACATCAGGTGATTTTAATTTGAAAAGTCATCTTCCCCACGACCCCACCATGTAGAATACCACCCTTCTCAAGGCTTTTCTATTGATTTGACCTTTTTCATCGTTTCCTTCTTGTCCTCAATTTCTAATAAGTGTATGCCAAATCGCCAATACTATACTAAGGTATCACCAAATGCAATACGTATGTGGCAACATAGGTTGATGTATCAGTCAGTTGCTATAACAGTTTGCATTAATGGCTTATATTAATCCTTGAAAAGTATCGTTTAAAGTGGGTGAAAATGATATGTTTATTTTAAATGAATTACATTCACTATCATGTCACTTGTTTTCGTCAACAATTTTGTAGGTATTAGTATTTAAGGTTATTATAATTGAAACAATTTTAAAACCTTaagcataaaattaaaataaatattttaaactttataataAGTACATGTACAATTTAAATGACACGTAAATAATGAAGACAATTTATTAAACAAAACTTCACATAAAGATGATGGATTGGATTGCATACCGAAATCCAGTACACAAAGGCTTAGTTTAGTTCAGACAAGGGGATGGTCCccaaacttttattaaaaaaattagtaatacttaaaaaaaaaagttgggttggttcaaatattttattatgacttaaaatactAAAGTTTAATCTTCATCTCTTATTTTTATTgcacaataatttttagttttaaacattcaAAACATGTTGGATTTAGACTGAACTAAGTGTATTCGCATTTCACAGctctctattcaataagcaacactcattctacctttgagttcaaatataaaaaattaggtattttttatttatgtaatttaatattattttatattttactgtttatttaatttaattttttatatgataaaaaatattagaatattcaataaatattgatattattgtattgtataaattgataaaaaaattcaataaatattataaattttaatatttgtccttctaacttcttttttatatattttacaggatatatattcaaatttttatataaaataatcataaaaaaaaaaacaattgatgcattttttaagaggaaggctaatatttaagaaggagaacatataacttttacaatattaacacctataaatagttcttctactttaatgaatcatgaAGAAATtgagatacaaccttcaaaagtttaaaGAGTTGCATCTGATGAATTTGACTTAATTTTTTAGAACGAGACCCTGGAAAACGGTTTTAAATTTGACAATATcacccaaataaaaaaaatgaagttaGACGAACTTATTTTAAATGGTCCATATCAAAAACATCTTGACATTTATTTTATCTGGTCTctccaaaattttatttcaagttccGCCATTGCCGGTATATTAATTATTCTTGACTAACAATGAGAGTGAGATAGAGGGGAAATTAAAtagtattgaaaaaaaataaaaaaataaaaaaataaatgtgaaagagagtaaaattaataaataaatataagaataatttgTTATAAAATACATGGACAAATAGCTTCCGAATATATGTTTGGTTGAATTGAGATAGAACACCAAAAGGAACCTTGATTACACGAGTAAACTGCAACTttgaaattaaacaattaaaggaCTCTCAGACACAATATTCTCATCCATTATTATTGTGTTATTAAGTTGCTATGGATATATCTCAATGAGAGACCTTATTCCTAGAATTGGAATTATCTTGTAGTCACTAAAACCAGCAGAGAATATTAATTTGGCCCATTCTTTTTCATTTCTCTCCTTTCCATTATGCAACACCATCATCAGCATGTCAAAGAAGAGTTGTGTTTGAAGTGATTCATCATCACCTTTCTTCTCATCCTTCATCACCATATCTATGATAATCACCTTCCCTCCTTTGCTGCCATTTTTCATGATTGCCTCTTTACATTTTCTCAATATCTTCAAACCTTCCTCGTCATTCCAGTCATGCAAAATCCACTGTAGCATTACAACTCAAAGTGAAAGTtatcatcaaaatcaataaatGAAAAATCTTCTAGTCATGCTTGATGTGAAGATTCAATTTTAACTTTCATATAATAGAAAACTTCAGATATAGTGATGTTGAGCACATTTTCAATTTTATCGCCTAATTTTCAATTTGGGTTGTCTAAACTCTAAAGTAATGACCGACCCAAGAAAGTTCCACTTAAGGGCACATGGTTCATCAGGAGTATAATCTCTATCATATCTATATACAGTCCTATCTAAATATTGGACGGATGTATCTGAATCCTTTTCAAATTTCTCCTCAAACACTATATACAATGGATTCAATATacaaatatcctttctaactctCTATCCTTATATATACTTCTAGGACCTCTACTAAAGATTGTTAATAAGTCCCTTAAATGTATCCCTTCCTCCAAGCCATCAAGACGAGTTGTAACTTGCGAGTTGGCCTAGATCGATCGCTTGTAAAAATGAGCGAATTGAGCTAATAAAATCACAATTCGTTTAGAAATGGATCAATTTAACTCATTTCGTACAACTCAACGAGTTAAACAGGTTCATATCGAACATAAACGAATTAACTTATTTTTCTTGTACATTAATAATTTAGTAAAAAGACCGTATAATACTAATGAACAGTGGTATTATGAACAAGGcatggtattttttttatttttttttatggacAGGAACCATGATATTATTATAGGGTTCAATTATTCAAGTGTAAGCTCGTTTGTCCACTAAGTTCTATCTTATGCATGCACTAACTTATTGGCAAACGCCCTTAAATGGAGAGTCCCaccaaaaaaattagacatgAAGTTAAATTTTTGCAACTGTGTTGTGCTTACAGTAATCCTGAGTTCTGGACAAATAATCTCATCTTATATAATTGTAACTCTTCTTAGTTCTAGTCTTCTAGATAAACATATgattttaaatagaaaataacaaaattaatatttaatgatggTCAACTCATAATTTCATATAGAGGTTGcctttaattaattagttaaaaaaattctcaaaataaAGGAAAACCCATTGAACAATATttcaaaagaagaagcaaaaaacTATATCGGTAACATAATGCAaacaactaataatattttattacctTCAACAAAATGGCATTAGACGGAGGAATGGCCTCAAACATGTCTCCTCCAACATATTTAAGGTTCTCAGTCCCTTCAAATTCGAAGCCAGCAACAACATGCGGTTGATCGAATACAATGCACTCCAATTGGGGAAATGATTTGGCAATGGCCTTTGCAAGAGTTCCAGTGCCTCCACCAACGTCAACCAATGATTCCAAACCCTCAAACACGCCCTTGTACTTGTCATCAAGTAACAAATTGCAAACCAATCTAGCATCACTTGCCATCGCATCATTGTAAAGATTATTAAGTCTAGGCTCACGGCCAAAAAACTCGAAAAATGGTATGCCATTTTCAGTTTCAAATGGTGTAGCATCATCATTTCTGAACCATGTAGACAATTGATGCCATGGTTTTGTGAAAATGGGATCAAGCATGGCAAGCAAAAAAGGCGTCACACTCAAGGGGTTGTCCTTAAGTAGCAACATAGATGAATCCGTTAGAACATACCCGATTTCGAGCTCATTGTTGGCCATATTCTCGGTAGCGAAGAAGCCCGATTGGATCAAGATTCTCATCAAGCGATGGATGAAGGAGGATTTTGATGGATGAATTTGCAATGAAGCAATAAGCTTTGAGAGTGGCATGGGTTGGCCATAATTATGAATGGTTTCAGGTATGCTTAAGTCAACAGCACATTTAAGGGACATAGAATTTATGAAATTGAATATATGATTCCAAATGTGGCTTTGAGCTTTAAGAAGTTTAGCTGCTTGCatttcactttggagttccatgaTGTTTCTATATGAAATGCTATCTAGATAGATCAATAACATAGCGAATATATGAACATCTAGATAATTTGTGGTGACCGGTGAGGAACCCCACTTGGGTCTATTATTGATAAGGCAACGGTTGTTTGGTActgttactttaaaaaaaaaaaaatagtaagtcACGTTTTTTATGACCAAATAAGTCAAGATAATATAGATGCTCATTTTTTTTGATATTGCAGCAGTGTGTGAGTTGTGCTTGGTTATGGTATATACAGGTATTAGACATAGGTGTGGGATAGGCTTTTCTGAATAATGGCAGGGAGAAATTGAACAGTCCGAATTCTTTGTTAGAAAATTAGTTGACCTCCAGTCGGACGGTCCGAGTTGTTTGGAGGAAGAATTTGAATTTAGCTGAGCTAATCGGACCATCTGATtagtaaacttttttatttttgtaatagtGA is a window from the Arachis hypogaea cultivar Tifrunner chromosome 17, arahy.Tifrunner.gnm2.J5K5, whole genome shotgun sequence genome containing:
- the LOC112766194 gene encoding probable O-methyltransferase 3, which translates into the protein MLLIYLDSISYRNIMELQSEMQAAKLLKAQSHIWNHIFNFINSMSLKCAVDLSIPETIHNYGQPMPLSKLIASLQIHPSKSSFIHRLMRILIQSGFFATENMANNELEIGYVLTDSSMLLLKDNPLSVTPFLLAMLDPIFTKPWHQLSTWFRNDDATPFETENGIPFFEFFGREPRLNNLYNDAMASDARLVCNLLLDDKYKGVFEGLESLVDVGGGTGTLAKAIAKSFPQLECIVFDQPHVVAGFEFEGTENLKYVGGDMFEAIPPSNAILLKWILHDWNDEEGLKILRKCKEAIMKNGSKGGKVIIIDMVMKDEKKGDDESLQTQLFFDMLMMVLHNGKERNEKEWAKLIFSAGFSDYKIIPILGIRSLIEIYP